In Mytilus edulis chromosome 13, xbMytEdul2.2, whole genome shotgun sequence, a single window of DNA contains:
- the LOC139501356 gene encoding uncharacterized protein KIAA1958-like, with protein sequence MANNDGDGARFVAVGDGETGDFVELMKNANTRKKTVSDIKILKDWLTSIGELRNQEDIPVEAMNLYLARFFIAVRTKDRKEYEPDSLKCIQSSIHRYLNEKSNISILKDKEFAHSRDVLGAKRKALKGKGLGNKKRRADPFTSDEIDSLFNKNLLGISNPEALTNTVWLNNSLHFGMRSRQEHTDMLFGDVTMKATSEGKHYLEYSERMTKTRQGESGNTRSFAPKMFENPGDPRCPVNAFKEFMKRRPVDTLTPDSRMYLSTLHNITPDSTFPPIRALWFSKQPLGKNKLGDLAKTMSLKAGLTGRKVNHSARKTTVTSLLHSNVEATQIMQLTGHRNVQSINQYSSSSLEQQEKMSNILSDISSGNRGSIANKPGNVSNQPSTSTHNTEQLTDDDLTNVDVDAMVACIESYEENSATMATSNSAQPTVIDLAPIMPNSRVCVLPYSKISGNVTINFYGVNDKN encoded by the exons ATGGCGAACAATGACGGTGACGGTGCTCGTTTCGTCGCAGTGGGAGATGGCGAAACGGGAGACTTTGTGGAACTAATGAAAAACGCCAATACGAGAAAAAAAACAGTAAGTGACATTAAAATTCTGAAGGACTGGTTGACAAGTATCGGAGAATTACGCAATCAAGAGGATATTCCTGTTGAAGCCATGAATTTGTATCTGGCCAGATTTTTTATAGCAGTACGGACAAAAGATAGAAAAGAATATGAGCCGGATTCACTAAAATGCATACAATCCTCCATACACAGATATCTGAATGAAAAAAGCAACATCAGTATATTAAAGGACAAGGAATTTGCACACTCTCGGGATGTTCTAGGAGCGAAGCGTAAAGCATTAAAAGGGAAAGGACTTGGAAACAAAAAAAGACGTGCAGACCCCTTCACTTCTGATGAAATTGATTCCTTGTTCAacaaaaatctgctaggaataa GTAACCCTGAAGCCTTAACAAACACAGTATGGTTAAATAACAGTCTCCATTTTGGAATGAGAAGTAGACAAGAGCATACAGATATGTTATTTGGTGATGTAACAATGAAAGCAACATCTGAAGGAAAGCACTATCTTGAATATTCAGAAAGAATGACAAAAACAAGACAAGGGGAGTCTGGAAATACAAGGTCGTTTGCACCTAAAATGTTTGAAAACCCAG GTGACCCAAGATGTCCTGTAAATGCATTTAAAGAGTTCATGAAAAGACGGCCTGTTGATACTTTGACACCAGACAGTAGGATGTATCTGTCAACACTCCACAATATTACCCCTGACAGCACTTTTCCACCTATTAGAGCACTGTGGTTTAGTAAACAACCACTTGGAAAGAACAAGCTTGGTGACCTGGCAAAAACTATGTCTCTTAAAGCTGGTCTCACAGGCCGTAAAGTTAACCACAGTGCCAGAAAAACAACAGTTACTTCATTATTACATTCTAACGTTGAAGCTACCCAGATAATGCAGTTGACTGGACACCGTAATGTTCAATCTATAAACCAATATAGCTCTTCTTCTCTAGAGCAGCaagaaaaaatgtcaaacattttGAGTGACATCTCTTCTGGTAACCGAGGATCTATAGCTAATAAACCTGGAAATGTCTCTAATCAGCCAAGTACATCCACTCACAATACTGAACAACTAACAGATGATGATTTAACAAATGTAGATGTCGATGCCATGGTTGCTTGTATTGAAAGTTATGAGGAGAATTCTGCTACAATGGCAACTAGCAACAGTGCACAACCAACAGTTATAGATTTAGCCCCAATTATGCCAAATTCACGCGTTTGTGTATTGCCATATTCGAAAATAAGTGGAAATGTGACAATAAATTTTTATGGagtaaatgataaaaactaa